In one window of Streptomyces sp. FXJ1.172 DNA:
- a CDS encoding HAD family hydrolase, which translates to MARLHLFDLDGTLLHGTTAPVEISRQLGLEAETVALDRAIAEGRIGPPQYAAQVYELWADLTEAHVSAAFEAAPWLARIREVWAEIRNAGEYCAVVSLSPSFFVERLLDWGAHAAHGSRFPAVPFTEPVDPAGVLSAAAKVTVADRLCAQFGVARADCVAYGDSSSDKDLFAAVPVSVAVNADAHLAGLATHSYTGRDLWDAYELATAR; encoded by the coding sequence ATGGCGAGACTTCATCTCTTCGACCTCGACGGCACGTTGCTGCACGGCACCACTGCCCCGGTGGAGATCTCCCGCCAGCTGGGGCTGGAGGCGGAGACCGTGGCACTGGACCGGGCGATCGCCGAGGGGCGGATCGGTCCGCCCCAGTACGCGGCGCAGGTGTACGAGCTGTGGGCCGATCTGACCGAGGCGCATGTCAGTGCCGCGTTCGAGGCGGCGCCCTGGCTGGCCCGGATCCGTGAGGTCTGGGCGGAGATCAGAAACGCGGGCGAGTACTGCGCGGTGGTGTCGCTCTCGCCCTCCTTCTTCGTCGAACGCCTTCTCGACTGGGGCGCTCATGCGGCCCATGGGTCGCGCTTCCCTGCCGTTCCGTTCACCGAGCCGGTCGATCCGGCCGGGGTGCTCAGCGCGGCGGCCAAGGTCACCGTCGCGGACCGGCTCTGTGCGCAGTTCGGGGTGGCCCGGGCGGACTGCGTGGCGTACGGCGATTCGTCGTCGGACAAGGATCTGTTCGCCGCCGTGCCGGTCTCCGTGGCGGTCAACGCGGACGCTCACCTGGCCGGCCTTGCGACCCACTCCTACACAGGACGCGATCTGTGGGACGCCTATGAACTGGCCACCGCCCGGTAG